In Sphingobacterium zeae, one genomic interval encodes:
- a CDS encoding trigger factor, with the protein MNISHENVDAINAVVNVALAPEDYNPQVDKEIKAQAKKAKLPGFRPGQVPVGHIRRTYGKSILFDEVNKLVNEKITNYITENKLEVLGQPLPLEDDAQYSWDYKDNFNFKYEIGLAPAFELPFTAETEFTSYEIKADEETLADRIKNLRRSYGKMTNPEVSEEGDVLYATLKQDKEDGLEKTTSIRTDIVEDAKVKKSLVGLKKDDVVKIDVKKAFKTEDLARILGIIEEEATALDVTKFELTVKNINRLEEADLNQEFFDKLFTEGEVTEEAQFTEKVREEVENLFKQNSDQKLRNDMYTFGMEKVDVAFPEEFLKRWLKATNPSISEEELNEGFADFLNNLKWTIIENRVVTENGLEVKYDEVINLAKERIYAQIKMYNINEEPSDEQLNQFAIQLLQDREQGNRLFEEAKALKVFDHLKGLVKLNSEEIEYKEFEKLS; encoded by the coding sequence ATGAATATTTCACACGAGAATGTAGATGCAATCAATGCGGTAGTCAACGTCGCATTAGCACCTGAAGATTATAATCCTCAAGTCGACAAAGAGATTAAAGCGCAAGCTAAAAAAGCAAAATTGCCAGGGTTCCGTCCAGGTCAAGTTCCTGTTGGACATATCAGACGTACTTATGGTAAGTCTATTTTATTTGATGAGGTCAATAAATTAGTGAATGAAAAAATCACCAATTACATTACTGAAAATAAATTAGAAGTTTTAGGTCAGCCTCTTCCTTTGGAAGATGACGCGCAGTATAGCTGGGATTATAAAGACAATTTCAACTTTAAATATGAAATTGGTCTTGCTCCGGCGTTTGAATTGCCTTTCACTGCTGAGACTGAATTTACTTCTTACGAAATCAAAGCTGATGAAGAAACATTGGCAGATCGTATCAAGAACTTGCGTCGTAGCTATGGAAAAATGACTAATCCAGAAGTATCTGAAGAAGGTGATGTATTGTATGCAACATTGAAGCAAGATAAAGAGGATGGTTTAGAGAAAACAACTTCTATACGTACTGATATCGTAGAAGATGCTAAGGTCAAAAAATCATTGGTTGGTCTTAAGAAGGACGATGTTGTTAAGATTGACGTTAAAAAAGCATTTAAAACTGAAGATTTAGCACGGATATTAGGTATTATAGAAGAGGAAGCAACCGCTTTAGACGTAACTAAATTTGAATTGACTGTTAAGAATATCAACCGTTTAGAGGAAGCTGATCTTAATCAAGAATTTTTCGATAAGTTATTCACTGAAGGTGAAGTGACGGAAGAAGCTCAATTCACAGAAAAAGTGAGAGAAGAAGTTGAAAACTTATTCAAACAAAATTCTGATCAAAAGTTACGTAATGACATGTATACTTTTGGTATGGAAAAGGTTGATGTAGCTTTCCCTGAAGAGTTCTTAAAAAGATGGTTGAAAGCAACTAATCCAAGTATTTCTGAAGAAGAATTAAACGAAGGATTTGCCGATTTCTTAAACAACTTGAAATGGACGATCATTGAAAATCGTGTGGTTACAGAAAACGGTCTTGAAGTTAAATATGATGAAGTGATCAATTTAGCGAAGGAACGCATCTATGCGCAAATCAAGATGTATAACATCAATGAAGAGCCTTCTGATGAGCAGTTGAACCAATTTGCAATTCAATTATTGCAAGACCGCGAACAAGGTAATCGTTTGTTTGAAGAAGCTAAAGCTTTGAAGGTATTTGATCACTTGAAGGGTTTAGTTAAATTGAATTCGGAAGAAATCGAATACAAAGAATTCGAGAAATTATCCTAA
- a CDS encoding winged helix-turn-helix domain-containing protein has translation MKLDLSLYDKIFENRVRLQIMSVLAANEEYDFNSLKELLEVTDGNLASNLKTLEKEEYIVVEKSFVERKPNTRYKRTAKGLKAFENHLAALENLIKQQYK, from the coding sequence GTGAAATTAGATCTTTCTCTATATGACAAAATATTTGAAAACAGAGTACGACTCCAGATAATGAGTGTTCTCGCGGCAAATGAGGAATACGATTTCAATTCTTTGAAAGAATTGTTGGAGGTAACGGATGGTAACCTTGCCTCCAATCTGAAAACGTTGGAAAAAGAAGAATATATTGTTGTCGAGAAAAGCTTTGTCGAACGAAAGCCAAATACCCGATATAAAAGAACTGCTAAAGGACTAAAAGCATTTGAAAATCACCTTGCTGCACTGGAAAATTTAATAAAACAACAATACAAATAA
- a CDS encoding S9 family peptidase, whose protein sequence is MKKLTILTIAIMACNLSNAQEGKDGKKDNKLTSESSQPITPSTLWDLGRVSAEGLSKDGKTLVYGVSNYNLESNSSEKNLYTVSLTNGAVSQFTDQKGGETVVQIEPNDDVIYLLKGQLWKKNLSKGEALQLTNGDSALENVKFSPDGKQILFSQSVLVKKYHSTDKYPELPKSDVYIYDNLDFRHWDTFNDGKFSHPFVASFVDGKVGEPVDLLKDQPYYSPQAPFGGAEDFTWSPDSKAVLYVCKKKFGTDYAVSTNTNIYRYDIATGTTSNLTEGMNGYDTSPTYSPDGKSLTWLSMKTDGYESDKNDIILFDKNSSIRLNLTAHWDGTINSFIWSNDNRKIYFTAATKGTVQLFELEVPTNIQTKALPKIHQISAGDFDITGIVGQVTDKLIVTSTKFTRATEIFSFDLKSKSLTPVTRVNDAKYARISENKIEKRMTRASDGADLFSWVIYPPNFNPAKKYPTILYCEGGPQSALTQFYSFRWNLQLIASQGYIVIAPNRRGMPGWGVKWNEAISQDWGGQPIRDYLAAIDDISKESYVDTARRAAIGASYGGYSVYQLAGVHQNRFKTFIAHNGLFDMRSWYGTTEELFFANHELGGGYWDSKNEKSYTAFNPIEKANNWHTPILIFQGGKDYRVPIGQGLAAFQLAQLKRIKSRLVYLPDENHWVLSGQNAQVWQNEFFIWLKETL, encoded by the coding sequence ATGAAAAAACTTACAATACTTACAATAGCAATTATGGCTTGCAACCTAAGCAATGCACAAGAAGGCAAAGACGGAAAAAAAGATAATAAATTGACATCGGAATCGTCGCAACCAATTACTCCCAGCACACTTTGGGATCTTGGACGTGTTTCGGCTGAAGGACTTTCTAAAGATGGTAAAACACTGGTGTATGGGGTTTCAAATTATAACCTGGAAAGTAATTCAAGTGAAAAAAATCTATATACGGTTTCACTCACCAATGGAGCCGTTAGCCAGTTCACCGACCAAAAAGGGGGCGAAACAGTTGTTCAGATCGAGCCTAATGACGACGTCATTTATTTGTTGAAAGGCCAGTTATGGAAGAAGAACCTATCTAAAGGTGAGGCACTACAATTGACAAATGGCGATAGTGCCTTAGAAAATGTTAAATTTTCTCCTGATGGAAAACAAATACTCTTCAGCCAGTCCGTTCTTGTAAAAAAATACCACAGCACGGATAAATACCCCGAATTGCCAAAGTCAGACGTTTATATCTATGACAACTTAGATTTTAGACATTGGGATACCTTCAACGATGGTAAGTTCAGTCATCCTTTTGTAGCGAGTTTTGTTGATGGTAAAGTTGGAGAGCCGGTAGACCTGTTGAAGGACCAGCCCTACTATAGTCCGCAGGCGCCATTTGGTGGCGCTGAAGATTTCACTTGGTCTCCAGATAGCAAGGCCGTGCTGTATGTCTGTAAAAAGAAATTCGGAACAGATTACGCCGTTAGTACCAACACCAATATTTACAGGTATGATATCGCGACTGGAACAACATCCAACTTAACTGAGGGAATGAATGGGTATGATACCTCACCAACATATTCTCCCGATGGAAAGAGCCTAACTTGGCTAAGCATGAAGACCGATGGGTATGAATCAGACAAAAATGACATCATATTATTTGACAAAAATAGTTCCATCCGTCTTAACCTAACAGCGCATTGGGACGGTACAATCAATAGCTTTATTTGGAGCAACGACAATCGAAAAATCTATTTCACCGCTGCGACGAAAGGAACCGTACAATTATTTGAACTTGAAGTCCCTACCAATATCCAAACAAAAGCCTTACCTAAGATCCATCAAATTTCAGCAGGCGACTTTGATATCACGGGCATTGTAGGCCAGGTAACTGATAAATTGATCGTCACCTCCACAAAATTCACCCGCGCAACCGAGATCTTCAGTTTTGACCTAAAAAGCAAATCCTTAACTCCGGTCACCAGAGTCAATGACGCCAAGTATGCAAGGATTAGCGAAAACAAAATTGAGAAACGCATGACCAGGGCATCCGATGGAGCGGATTTGTTTTCATGGGTCATTTATCCACCAAACTTTAATCCCGCAAAAAAATATCCAACTATACTTTATTGTGAAGGTGGCCCTCAGTCTGCCCTCACACAATTTTATTCATTCCGCTGGAACCTACAGTTAATTGCATCGCAAGGTTATATTGTGATCGCGCCAAACCGTAGAGGGATGCCTGGTTGGGGTGTAAAATGGAATGAGGCTATTTCTCAAGACTGGGGCGGTCAGCCTATCCGGGATTACTTAGCAGCCATAGACGATATCTCCAAAGAATCTTACGTGGATACCGCACGTCGTGCGGCCATTGGAGCAAGTTACGGTGGATATTCGGTTTACCAATTAGCGGGCGTACACCAAAACCGTTTCAAGACCTTCATTGCCCACAATGGTTTGTTCGATATGAGAAGTTGGTATGGAACCACAGAAGAACTATTTTTTGCTAACCATGAATTAGGGGGGGGATACTGGGATAGCAAAAATGAAAAATCCTACACAGCATTCAATCCGATTGAAAAAGCAAATAATTGGCACACCCCGATTTTAATCTTTCAAGGTGGAAAAGATTATCGTGTTCCAATCGGACAGGGGCTGGCAGCATTCCAATTGGCTCAGCTCAAAAGGATTAAGAGCCGTCTAGTCTACCTTCCAGATGAAAACCACTGGGTACTGTCTGGACAAAATGCCCAGGTTTGGCAAAACGAATTTTTCATCTGGCTGAAAGAAACCCTTTAG
- a CDS encoding MlaD family protein codes for MKISNETKVGILATVAIVLLFIGYSFLKGNDVFSSDNTYYTTYETVDGLTPSKPVLVNGYQIGRVSKMILQPDGKIKTEFKIHSDYAVPKNTIARISSTDLLGSKAIVFEMGNSKELAKDGDFLASGVQANIMDKVEPIQKRIETITIKLDSTLSVVNNVLDKQFQDDFKNSIHSISTSLKNVEGITKDVEGLVGNEKGRLNRIMANMESITSNFSQNGERINAIMSNLNNITDKAARLDFEHTMNKVNTAVNDFQEITGKINSGKGSIGLLLNDEALYNNLNNASKEMDYLMKDVKENPGKYIKLSIFGKKGEK; via the coding sequence GTGAAAATATCAAACGAGACGAAAGTCGGCATATTAGCAACGGTTGCAATAGTTTTATTATTTATTGGTTATAGCTTTCTAAAAGGGAATGATGTTTTTAGTAGCGATAACACCTATTACACAACCTACGAGACTGTTGATGGATTAACTCCATCCAAGCCTGTTTTAGTGAATGGGTATCAAATCGGACGTGTATCCAAAATGATTCTTCAGCCTGATGGTAAAATTAAAACGGAATTTAAAATTCACTCCGATTACGCTGTGCCGAAGAATACAATTGCTAGAATTTCAAGTACAGATTTGTTGGGAAGTAAAGCGATTGTCTTTGAAATGGGCAACAGTAAGGAATTGGCAAAGGATGGCGATTTTTTAGCTTCGGGTGTGCAAGCGAATATCATGGATAAGGTTGAGCCTATTCAAAAGAGGATCGAAACCATTACCATTAAACTGGATTCAACACTGTCCGTTGTGAATAATGTTTTAGATAAGCAGTTTCAGGACGACTTTAAAAACAGTATTCATAGTATATCTACCTCATTGAAAAATGTGGAAGGAATCACAAAAGACGTAGAAGGTCTAGTTGGAAACGAAAAGGGAAGACTCAATCGCATCATGGCCAACATGGAATCAATTACATCCAACTTTTCACAAAATGGAGAGAGGATCAATGCGATTATGTCCAATTTAAATAATATCACAGACAAAGCGGCCAGATTGGATTTTGAACACACCATGAACAAAGTGAATACCGCTGTTAATGATTTTCAGGAGATTACTGGGAAGATTAACAGCGGGAAGGGCTCTATCGGATTATTGCTTAATGATGAAGCTTTATATAATAATCTGAATAATGCTTCAAAAGAAATGGATTATTTGATGAAGGATGTTAAAGAGAATCCTGGAAAATATATCAAGCTTTCTATTTTTGGAAAAAAGGGAGAAAAGTAG
- a CDS encoding N-acetylmuramoyl-L-alanine amidase family protein encodes MKSDLRIRKWCSVMLATLGFFLLNSFKLNNGQPEPPDYQIRTIVIDAGHGGKDTGAQGRRSLEKNVALDVALKLGKQIQKDIPGIKIIYTRTTDEFVELYKRIRLANANKADLFISIHCNSSGSSAHGTETLVSGSHRLGQQDAAVRENASLLLESNYKENYQGFDPKDPESAIIFSLMKNRFREKSIRLAQMIEGEYVKAGRYSRGFWEKGLAVLSEAGMPAVLTEIGFISNREEESYLLSDAGQQEIVDNLVSAIKIYKNSVER; translated from the coding sequence ATGAAATCAGATTTAAGAATTAGAAAATGGTGTAGCGTCATGTTGGCTACTTTGGGATTTTTTTTATTGAATTCTTTCAAATTAAACAATGGGCAGCCCGAGCCTCCGGACTACCAAATAAGGACAATTGTAATTGATGCTGGCCATGGTGGTAAGGATACCGGTGCACAGGGAAGGCGATCTTTGGAAAAAAATGTCGCTTTAGATGTCGCTTTGAAATTAGGAAAGCAGATTCAGAAAGACATTCCCGGTATTAAGATCATCTACACGAGGACGACTGATGAATTTGTAGAGCTTTATAAACGTATACGTTTAGCAAATGCTAATAAAGCAGATTTATTTATATCAATCCACTGTAATTCCAGTGGTTCTAGTGCCCACGGTACCGAGACATTGGTTTCTGGTTCGCATCGTCTAGGCCAACAGGATGCTGCTGTTCGTGAAAATGCATCCTTATTATTGGAATCCAATTATAAAGAAAATTATCAGGGATTTGATCCCAAAGATCCCGAAAGTGCGATCATCTTCTCGTTGATGAAAAATCGATTTCGTGAAAAAAGTATACGTCTTGCGCAAATGATAGAGGGGGAGTATGTGAAAGCTGGCCGATACAGTAGAGGCTTCTGGGAGAAAGGGTTAGCTGTACTATCGGAAGCGGGTATGCCAGCGGTATTGACCGAGATTGGATTTATAAGTAATAGAGAAGAGGAGAGCTACTTATTGTCTGATGCGGGACAACAAGAAATTGTTGATAATCTGGTTTCTGCTATAAAAATCTATAAAAATTCAGTAGAACGCTAA
- a CDS encoding putative LPS assembly protein LptD produces the protein MKSLINILTLFIILAVSTASHAQSSIPLKQNGLQSKNPTSATNKLQDTSKTKAGDTTKSVRDTTNKKGSGLQAEVSIIAVDSQKSEVAKNISHLYRGAKVKYQDFELSADYIRLDRNKKKIFASGIYDKTGKYVGRPIVIMGNGESPKTVDSLYYDYEKQEGNTYGIMTEVDGGYIQANIVRKNIYDEMSIYKGLYSTCNLPYPHTHFGIHITKGIVTKNQIISGPAYLVVMGVPMPVAFPFAFFPKPDKRASGFLFPSFGEDYTRGFSMRDIGWYLAFNDYWDSEIRGSLYSKGSWEASINTRYTVNYKFNGGFNIRYANTKTGTEGTQDYGSNKDFNVTWNHTQRQEANPGTSFSASVNFGTSSFYRNTGTSSNQTTYQNLAQNRMASSISYGKVFADGKVNLTASLTHNQNMADRSIQMSLPNISLNVSSFNPFDSKDRVGEQKWYQRINVGYSFQAQNSVSTKDTLLFKPGGFKKFQNGFQHNIPISLSLNAFKYFQFNTSVNYTERWYLQSTRQRFDNTAAGYTQRIDTVQGFNRAYDYSVSTGLSTKIYGMYPKIGKIQAIRHVVTPSINLNYRPDFSDPKYGFYQQYNDQYGNRNVYSIFSQGVYGSPSAGKSAGIGFSIDNNIEAKVKSKSDTTDGGFKKIPILQGLTFSGNYNFVADSLKLSPITFSGRTAFFDQKMNVNFNGTFDPYSVNENGVRVNRYAIKDGSLARLTNFGLSFDYSLNPKAAKSRNNNIDSLRKEMSGAGMTPEQAQALARISSDPNAFVDFNIPWNLAASFSFNTSKSFNSSTRRMESQITSTLNLHGDFSVTPKWKVTFQSGYDFKQKEVVMTSFNIYRDLHCWDMSFGWMPFGRYRSYNVTIRAKASILQDLKLTKRASSGGSYF, from the coding sequence TTGAAGTCGTTAATCAACATTTTAACACTATTTATCATTCTTGCGGTGAGCACTGCTAGTCATGCTCAAAGTAGTATTCCATTAAAACAGAACGGACTTCAAAGTAAGAATCCTACTTCGGCGACCAATAAGTTGCAAGATACCAGTAAGACTAAAGCGGGCGACACGACCAAATCTGTCCGGGATACCACCAACAAAAAAGGAAGTGGCCTGCAGGCAGAAGTCAGCATTATTGCTGTGGATTCGCAAAAATCTGAAGTTGCAAAAAACATCAGTCACCTTTATCGTGGTGCAAAGGTTAAATATCAGGATTTTGAACTTTCTGCTGATTATATCCGTCTTGACCGAAACAAGAAAAAGATTTTTGCTTCCGGAATTTACGATAAAACCGGCAAATATGTAGGGCGTCCTATCGTTATTATGGGAAATGGCGAATCACCTAAAACTGTGGATTCACTCTATTATGATTACGAGAAACAGGAAGGAAATACCTATGGTATTATGACCGAGGTGGATGGTGGATATATCCAGGCCAATATTGTTAGAAAGAACATTTACGACGAAATGTCTATCTATAAGGGGCTTTACAGTACTTGTAATTTGCCCTACCCACATACCCATTTTGGTATCCATATTACAAAGGGTATTGTCACTAAAAACCAGATCATTTCAGGACCAGCTTATCTAGTGGTCATGGGCGTACCAATGCCTGTGGCATTTCCCTTCGCTTTCTTTCCAAAACCGGATAAAAGGGCTTCTGGCTTTCTCTTTCCTTCTTTTGGAGAAGATTACACCAGAGGGTTTTCCATGCGTGATATAGGTTGGTATTTGGCCTTCAATGATTATTGGGATAGTGAAATTCGAGGTTCCCTATATTCAAAAGGTTCCTGGGAAGCGTCCATCAATACGCGCTATACCGTCAATTATAAATTTAACGGTGGTTTTAATATCCGTTATGCCAATACCAAAACAGGTACCGAAGGAACACAAGATTATGGTTCTAATAAAGATTTTAATGTGACCTGGAACCATACCCAGCGCCAAGAAGCCAATCCCGGAACGTCTTTCTCCGCCAGTGTAAACTTTGGTACATCATCATTCTATAGAAATACCGGTACAAGTAGTAACCAGACAACCTATCAGAACCTGGCGCAAAACAGAATGGCTTCCTCAATCAGTTACGGGAAAGTATTTGCAGACGGTAAGGTAAACCTGACAGCCAGTTTAACCCATAATCAAAACATGGCGGATAGAAGTATACAAATGAGTTTACCGAATATCAGCTTAAACGTTTCTTCTTTCAATCCATTTGACAGCAAGGACCGTGTCGGTGAACAAAAATGGTATCAGCGTATCAATGTAGGTTATAGTTTTCAGGCACAGAACTCGGTGAGCACTAAGGATACGTTGTTATTTAAACCGGGGGGCTTCAAAAAATTCCAAAATGGTTTCCAACACAACATCCCGATCAGTTTGTCGCTAAACGCGTTTAAATATTTTCAGTTTAACACCAGTGTCAATTATACAGAGCGTTGGTATTTGCAAAGCACCAGACAACGCTTTGATAACACAGCTGCCGGTTATACACAACGTATTGACACCGTACAGGGATTCAATCGTGCTTACGATTACTCCGTATCCACCGGACTTTCGACCAAGATCTATGGTATGTATCCTAAGATCGGTAAAATTCAGGCCATCCGACACGTGGTTACACCGTCGATCAACCTGAACTATAGGCCCGACTTTTCCGATCCAAAATATGGCTTCTATCAGCAGTATAACGACCAATATGGAAATAGAAATGTATACTCCATTTTTAGTCAGGGTGTGTACGGCTCTCCTTCCGCAGGAAAATCAGCAGGAATAGGTTTTTCCATCGACAATAATATCGAAGCTAAAGTCAAAAGTAAATCGGATACCACGGATGGTGGGTTTAAGAAAATCCCTATTCTTCAGGGTCTGACCTTCAGTGGAAATTACAACTTCGTTGCCGATTCGCTTAAATTGTCCCCTATTACTTTTTCTGGCCGTACCGCTTTTTTCGACCAAAAGATGAATGTCAACTTCAACGGTACTTTTGACCCCTATTCAGTGAATGAAAATGGTGTTCGAGTCAATCGATATGCGATAAAGGATGGTAGCCTTGCGCGTCTGACAAATTTCGGTCTTTCTTTTGACTATAGCCTGAATCCCAAAGCTGCAAAATCACGTAATAATAACATCGATTCGTTAAGAAAAGAAATGTCCGGCGCAGGTATGACTCCCGAACAGGCACAGGCCTTAGCTCGAATCAGCTCAGATCCAAATGCATTCGTAGATTTTAATATTCCGTGGAACCTTGCGGCATCGTTCAGTTTCAATACGTCCAAATCATTCAACTCGAGCACGCGAAGAATGGAGAGCCAAATTACAAGTACGTTAAACTTGCATGGTGACTTTAGCGTTACGCCAAAATGGAAAGTTACTTTTCAATCGGGATACGATTTTAAACAAAAGGAAGTGGTCATGACCTCTTTCAATATCTATCGAGATCTGCATTGCTGGGATATGTCGTTCGGCTGGATGCCTTTTGGGCGATACCGAAGTTATAATGTGACGATCCGGGCTAAGGCCTCGATCTTACAAGATCTTAAGCTTACAAAAAGAGCAAGTTCAGGAGGCAGTTATTTTTAA
- a CDS encoding competence/damage-inducible protein A — translation MKAEIITIGDEILIGQIIDTNSGWIAKQLLRFEVDIVQMTSIPDTEEAISKTLKDASSRADLILITGGLGPTKDDVTKKTAAKYFETTLVRDENVLRHVTNIFESRKLQMLDINLQQADVLANCEVLFNDYGTAPGMLVNQGEKRFIFMPGVPFEMKFLMEKHVLPLLATQDPDLFICHETILVGGIGESYLAEKIKDIESELPPSIKLAYLPTLAFIRLRLSGKSRNKSDIMLQVALFKKKLIHRLQQYVVADYDTGIESHLIKELTHRGSTLTTAESCTGGSLAASITSVAGSSAVFLGGTIPYSNKLKHQLLNVNEETLAQYGAVSEQTAVEMASGSKAAFSSDYAIATTGIAGPGGGTAEKPVGTIWVAVAGKKEIITKKFQFDNDRLINIERTRMNALLLLWQLLLKEKEQEAQ, via the coding sequence ATGAAAGCAGAGATTATTACCATAGGCGATGAGATCCTCATCGGTCAGATCATTGATACCAATTCGGGCTGGATTGCCAAACAACTGCTCCGATTCGAAGTGGATATCGTTCAAATGACATCGATCCCTGATACAGAAGAAGCTATTTCAAAAACGCTGAAAGACGCCTCTTCCCGGGCAGATTTAATTTTAATCACCGGAGGCCTAGGTCCAACCAAAGATGATGTTACGAAAAAAACAGCTGCAAAATATTTTGAGACGACCTTGGTTCGCGACGAAAATGTACTTCGTCATGTGACGAACATCTTTGAATCGCGTAAGTTACAAATGCTTGACATCAATCTGCAGCAGGCCGATGTACTCGCAAATTGTGAAGTCTTATTTAATGACTATGGTACTGCGCCCGGCATGCTCGTAAACCAAGGCGAAAAGCGATTTATATTTATGCCCGGAGTTCCCTTTGAGATGAAATTTCTGATGGAAAAACACGTACTCCCTTTATTAGCAACACAAGACCCAGACCTATTTATCTGTCATGAAACAATCTTGGTTGGAGGTATCGGTGAATCCTATTTAGCAGAAAAAATAAAAGATATCGAAAGCGAGCTGCCACCTAGCATAAAATTGGCCTATCTACCTACATTGGCATTTATCCGGTTAAGACTATCCGGAAAAAGTAGAAACAAGTCTGATATTATGCTTCAGGTTGCTCTTTTCAAAAAGAAACTTATCCATCGTCTACAGCAGTATGTTGTAGCAGATTATGATACGGGCATAGAGTCCCATCTGATTAAAGAGCTTACTCATCGGGGCAGTACCCTGACTACGGCTGAAAGTTGTACTGGTGGTAGCCTCGCCGCTTCGATCACTTCAGTAGCGGGAAGTAGTGCTGTATTTCTTGGTGGCACGATTCCCTATTCCAACAAATTAAAACACCAACTGCTCAACGTCAATGAAGAAACATTGGCTCAATATGGTGCTGTCAGCGAACAGACCGCAGTCGAGATGGCCTCGGGCTCAAAAGCAGCGTTCTCTTCAGACTATGCCATTGCAACGACTGGAATAGCAGGTCCGGGTGGGGGCACAGCTGAAAAACCTGTTGGAACGATCTGGGTGGCTGTCGCCGGAAAAAAAGAAATTATAACCAAAAAGTTTCAATTTGACAATGACAGGCTCATCAACATCGAACGCACACGAATGAATGCCCTTTTATTATTATGGCAATTGTTATTAAAAGAAAAAGAACAAGAAGCGCAATAG
- a CDS encoding dihydrolipoamide acetyltransferase family protein: MALYKLLLPKMGESVSEATITKWLKQPGDRIDEDDTLLEIATDKVDSEVPSPVKGVLKEQLYTVDQTVQVGEVVAIIEIEGEEEEPTPPQQEITIPSATSSEEPTALNIPGIEQLPNVGVDTSSAQYESTLRFYSPLVKNIARHEGLSQDELDRIQGTGAEGRVTKEDILTYVAHRDSSSKSEKSLQTDQAETRTESPKMIVTAPSHVHTVANGNDEIIEMDRMRRMIADHMVKSTQISPHVCSFVEADVTNLVLWRNKVKDAYKKREGENITFTPLFIEAISKALKDFPLVNISIDGYNIIKKKNINIGMAAALPNGNLIVPVIKNADQLSLVGLSKSVNDLAQRSRANKLKPDDTQDGTFTFTNIGAFGNIMGTPIINQPQAAILAVGSITKKPAVIETEYGDMIGIRHMMYLSLSYDHRAIDGALGGTFLKRVADYLENWDTNRVI, from the coding sequence ATGGCTTTATATAAACTCTTACTCCCAAAAATGGGAGAAAGTGTATCCGAGGCAACAATCACAAAATGGTTAAAACAACCTGGTGACCGGATTGATGAAGATGACACTTTATTGGAAATCGCAACTGACAAAGTTGATTCAGAGGTACCTTCTCCCGTAAAAGGCGTTCTAAAAGAGCAACTTTATACCGTAGACCAGACCGTCCAAGTGGGTGAAGTCGTTGCAATTATAGAAATTGAAGGCGAAGAGGAAGAACCTACGCCACCTCAGCAAGAAATTACAATTCCTTCAGCGACAAGCTCGGAAGAGCCTACAGCTCTTAACATACCAGGTATCGAACAGTTGCCCAATGTCGGTGTTGACACTTCTTCTGCTCAGTACGAGAGCACGCTTCGTTTCTATTCACCTTTAGTAAAGAATATTGCTCGTCACGAAGGATTGTCTCAAGATGAACTTGACCGTATACAGGGTACTGGAGCAGAAGGAAGAGTGACGAAGGAGGATATCTTAACGTATGTAGCGCATAGGGATTCGTCATCCAAATCTGAAAAATCTCTTCAGACCGATCAGGCTGAAACACGCACGGAATCGCCCAAAATGATCGTAACAGCTCCATCCCATGTTCATACCGTTGCAAATGGCAATGATGAAATCATTGAAATGGATCGCATGCGAAGAATGATTGCAGACCATATGGTCAAAAGCACGCAGATTTCTCCCCATGTATGTTCGTTTGTCGAGGCAGATGTAACGAATTTGGTTTTGTGGCGGAATAAAGTTAAAGATGCTTATAAAAAACGCGAGGGAGAAAATATTACGTTTACCCCTTTATTTATTGAGGCTATCAGCAAGGCACTTAAAGATTTCCCTTTGGTCAACATCTCGATTGATGGTTACAATATCATTAAGAAGAAAAACATCAATATCGGTATGGCCGCTGCATTGCCTAATGGAAATCTGATCGTACCAGTAATCAAAAATGCGGATCAATTGAGCTTAGTCGGATTGAGTAAAAGCGTAAACGACCTTGCTCAACGGTCGAGAGCAAATAAGTTAAAACCAGACGACACACAAGATGGTACATTTACCTTCACCAATATCGGCGCTTTCGGTAATATAATGGGTACGCCCATCATTAATCAGCCGCAAGCTGCAATCTTGGCAGTAGGTTCAATAACAAAAAAACCAGCAGTCATAGAAACGGAATATGGGGATATGATTGGCATTAGACATATGATGTATCTATCCCTCTCCTATGACCATCGCGCAATCGATGGAGCACTTGGAGGTACATTCTTAAAACGCGTTGCAGATTATTTGGAAAATTGGGATACGAATAGAGTAATCTAA